A genomic region of Dunckerocampus dactyliophorus isolate RoL2022-P2 chromosome 10, RoL_Ddac_1.1, whole genome shotgun sequence contains the following coding sequences:
- the LOC129188537 gene encoding desmoplakin-A: MSQYSSQNTLNMSRRGDLTTGGSFRYSRSEFVHGGGNGYTNMDGYNTLSKSSVGGMPLDTVGVMAGAMRGGMSGLNDIHQRAVSLQAQCQEDLRRAEFALQSGGSAADAERYMLRAKDTIDQLKNYAMDLRQMGQPSDNVVKTWEICNDQLKGVHLAMTGSLQRRRSAKGSSSSWEEPGRSFHDAVAWITQQKHLIGTASWGEDPAGIEKHLISHQRFHNSIQNSPEVERARSDLVKKGDKGNLHALDQEWDSLQQMSFARLQQLGDLQQIIQEMSKEIMWVNDKEEEELIFDWGDKNLDQYIPRKQESYSKLMSALEGKEKDLNKLKVRVDAMLKNNHPASDKIEAYRDTLQTQWSWLLQITKCIDVHLKENAAYNQYFKEANETYRSLQKEKETICKKFVRDKNTSLDNLLELLKELERERETIMDQKRQVQHLVNKAKSIVRLKPRNPEEKSSTPVIVKALCDFKQDQKVICKGDEAILKGNSQRSKWEVTGPGGLDMIVPSVCLIIPPPNPLSINLATKNEQYYESILSIWNQLYINIKSLIAWQYCLVDIKRINSLTISMLARMHPEEYRDLLKSLETHYEEFKLSCQGSQIFADDDKRSLETQFNGAQAHYETLVVQLPAYVQQQHQQQLIVVQVAAEEDTRNLEEERQRAELKKVKKEVVKVTKTEPVKKKVVSSSHSLTELHALRLKLEEAEGLLSQYVHVCYGDKEAKDCSLKITQLESIQYDVNLIQEEYLKLKERIMKEMESMNDKDKAWFLQSELGLINQRLSILESTSSAYLKRLQALRDMLQCLAQAEDIIKVHEARLTENETTSLLPKDVNDYMRTLKDIKEELDQRSDILASMEAELAKANQWNGEVGGPFHRCDIMLSKYTDQVGLLSDRWKRIQTQIDTRLQDLRRYLPQLEHYKQTSSSLTDWIDDTRKKQDILRATNIQNVQVLKDHINDEKALNAEIKAKRDTVESVLKDNDACVNSIKEYETDLACYASGLETLLNIPMKKTMIRSPSVDLIQEATQLQTRYLELLSLSDGYLKFLGELLKNMEELKIRSTRIDVLEEELCMLREDIQDRNAKNKSLEDAVACYQLELSQLKEKLLSLEEIKQTTALQCDATKDSLDTTQNELADLSDQVTNLNFLLEEEKRKRKLAEERYIQQQDEYESVLRKRHTELESVSWSKVEVEKSMANKDYELEQLQRKLAEETSKVAELQKDISKTSITGQLLQSQYNDIVKERDTLLLQLSETDKDHLQRIEEELRRTKMSLELELQNKQHLQEENERVKRDLSYWKEQYESKQGLIRQYDADKECWEKEKNALKSEIERLLRELGDLEEMYKRKLSILQKELTELIVVRQTMQEELKRATEPPTLDPATVVFDSVRKPVTAAQLLDCGVLDQPTFNQLIKGQKTVHEVSVDKKVILKGTGPIAGVIIENPEGDPSISGFPYKITLTEAKKECLLPPDAVDMLLDAQAATGHIIDPRTNQKLTVEEACHQGVVDEEDRQRLTTAEAAAVGFRVHATDEPLSVFQAMKKGLVDKTTTLRLLQAQESVGGILDPNLSVFLPKDTAVSRNILDVNVWNTLDQNPKCYLDADTDQDVSYGDLKKRCKTEAHTGLLLLPITKRKDPSKLIFDGVRKPVTAQQLYDCGILDKQVFTKLTKGEKTVLQISDEKQAFLKGLGCIAGVAAGASGIVSLSEAKKQLLIPPDSADLLLDAQAATGHIIDPIANQKFTVEEACATGVVDIRDRDRLLAAESAAVGYRDPRTLKPLSVFEAMNNGLIDRKTGLRLLQAQESAGGILDPNLSVFFPKDIAMKRNLLDEDLCKALNQSTACYLDPDTEYEVSYEALKKKCKTQFNTGLTILPIVERKDPSKLMFDGVCKPVSAKRLFECGVIDKPTLDQLVKGERTVSEVSAENVVYLKGTGPIAGVAGHQGKMSLLEAKKQCLLSPETADLLLEAQAATGHIIDPSTHEKLTVDEACARGLVDIKYRDKLLAAEAAAVGYKDPSMAKPLSVYEAMKKGLIDRQTGLRFLQAQQCVGGILDPDLSVFLPIDTAIKRNLIDEDLCHVLNQRPAYYLNPEPELDVSYGALKQRCKTEYHTGLQILPISEKIDPTKLIFDGVRKTVTAKQLFDCGILDKPTLNHLVMSEKTVPEVSVEKQVLLKGTGLIAGVAAGVFRKMSFTQAKKEKIISAESADLLLEAQAATGHIIDPHTNQKLTVKEACARGLVDKEDESKLLAAEGAAIGYRDPITSRLLSAGQAMKKGLIDTDTALRILQVQESTGGILDPTLSVYLPRDIAMDRNLIDSDLYKALSQFPKCYLDPDTEQAISYQSLKKKSTADKSTGLLLLPEPKKPTTVQGLRDQVSVIDLVHANLLEPSDIEELKEGRLTIQDIEYRLRSYLGASTCIAGVFDEASDKVMTFFEAMKEGLLQPGTTLEFLEAQAASGFIVDPVNNTHLTVSDAYNKGLFGPEFKDNLLSAERAVTGYKLPGTDKVLSLFQAIEMGLVEKEHGIRMIEAQLASGGIIDPEHSHRIDVNVAYIRGYFDEKMNKILTDQGIDTKGFFDPNTEENLTYLQLKKRCITDGKTGLIILPVADKKKQEATMKNTLRKRRVVIVDPQTNKEMTVREAYNKGYIDYDTYVELSQQECEWEEITFTAPNGSKRFVIVDRKTGREYDINELLEQGVIDQSVFAQYQSRSITLTQFADIITEKTEQNILPTTTASIPSSVSSSSTVISRSSVSLTTSTIPPTIQEQSTATNSVAQDSANTLKQISSVSITLASPVDSVGERDPVGAIFDTENLEKISITGAINRGLVDTITGQRLLEAQSCTGGIINPANGRRLSIQEASRLGIITDDMATKLKPAQKAFIGFEDVKTGHKISVAEAMKEMWLPYEAGQRFMEFQFVTGGLYDPELGCRRTIADALKMGWINSSTAMKLQDIKHHTKNLTCPKSKLKISYMEVLDNCLVEESTGVRMLQASSVSSRGISSPYNFASAPGSSTVSRSGSQQSSRRSSFDLGLTTSLATSHTRLTNLSTRPEKNQK, encoded by the exons TTGGGAGATTTGTAACGATCAGCTGAAGGGGGTCCATCTGGCCATGACGGGCTCcttgcagaggaggaggagcgctAAAGGAAGCTCTAGTTCCTGGGAAGAGCCGGGTCGGAGCTTTCATGATGCAGTGGCCTGGATTACACAGCAAAAG catCTGATTGGCACTGCTTCCTGGGGAGAGGATCCTGCAGGCATAGAGAAGCATCTCATCAGTCACCAGAGGTTTCACAACTCCATCCAGAACAGCCCTGAAGTGGAACGAGCCAGGAGTGACCTG GTTAAGAAAGGAGACAAGGGAAACCTTCATGCTTTGGACCAGGAGTGGGACAGTCTCCAG CAAATGTCATTTGCTCGGCTGCAGCAGCTGGGAGACCTCCAGCAGATCATTCAGGAAATGTCAAAGGAAATCATGTGGGTCAACgacaaggaggaagaggagctgATATTTGATTGGGGGGACAAGAACCTTGACCAGTACATCCCACGGAAGCAAGAGAGCTATTCA AAACTGATGAGTGCCCTTGAGGGTAAAGAGAAGGACTTGAATAAACTGAAGGTCAGAGTGGATGCTATGCTGAAGAACAACCACCCAGCTTCAGACAAGATAGAG GCCTACAGGGACACACTGCAGACTCAGTGGAGTTGGCTCCTTCAAATTACCAAGTGCATTGATGTGCATCTGAAGGAGAATGCAGCATACAACCAG TACTTTAAGGAGGCCAATGAGACATACAGATCTCTCCAGAAGGAAAAGGAAACCATCTGTAAGAAGTTCGTACGCGACAAGAACACTTCACTGGACAACCTGCTGGAGCTGCTCAAGGAATTGGAG AGGGAAAGAGAGACAATAATGGATCAAAAGAGGCAGGTTCAGCATCTTGTTAACAAGGCCAAGAGCATCGTCAGACTGAAGCCCAGAAACCCGGAAGAGAAGAGCAGCACCCCTGTCATTGTCAAAGCGCTGTGTGATTTCAAACAGGATCAG AAGGTGATCTGTAAGGGCGACGAAGCAATCTTAAAGGGCAACAGCCAGCGCAGCAAGTGGGAGGTTACAGGTCCGGGGGGACTAGATATGATTGTACCCTCTGTGTGCTTGATAATCCCTCCTCCCAATCCACTCAGCATCAATTTGGCCACCAA AAATGAACAGTATTATGAGTCTATCCTGTCTATCTGGAATCAGTTGTACATCAACATTAAGAGTCTCATTGCCTGGCAGTACTGCCTTGTGGATATCAAACGCATCAACTCCCTCACCATCTCCATG CTGGCAAGGATGCATCCCGAGGAGTACCGCGATCTTCTCAAGAGCCTTGAGACTCATTATGAAGAGTTCAAACTGAGCTGCCAAGGCTCCCAGATTTTTGCCGACGACGACAAGCGGAGCCTTGAGACCCAGTTCAATGGAGCACAGGCCCACTATGAAACTCTAGTGGTGCAGTTACCTGCTTATG TTCAGCAGCAACACCAACAACAACTGATTGTCGTGCAAGTTGCTGCTGAAGAGGACACCAGAAACCTCGAAGAAGAGCGACAGAGAGCAGAGctgaaaaaagtaaagaaagagGTCGTGAAAGTGACGAAGACCGAGCCGGTGAAGAAGAAGGTTGTCTCTTCCTCTCACAGCTTAACAGAGCTGCACGCGCTCAGATTGAAGCTGGAGGAAGCCGAGGGCTTGCTAAGTCAATACGTTCACGTCTGCTATGGAGACAAAGAGGCCAAAGACTGCAGCCTCAAAATCACCCAGTTAGAG AGCATACAGTATGACGTCAACTTGATCCAAGAGGAGTACTTAAAGCTGAAGGAGCGCATCATGAAGGAGATGGAGAGCATGAATGATAAAGATAAAGCGTGGTTCCTGCAGAGCGAGCTTGGACTCATCAATCAACGTCTCAGCATTCTAGAGAGTACCTCATCGGCTTACCTTAAGCG GCTGCAGGCTCTTAGGGACATGCTGCAATGTTTGGCACAAGCTGAAGACATAATAAAAGTTCATGAGGCAAGATTGACTGAGAATGAGACCACGTCTCTGTTGCCAAAAGATGTTAACGACTATATGAGAACTCTTAAG GACATTAAGGAAGAGTTGGATCAGAGGAGTGATATTCTGGCCTCTATGGAGGCAGAACTGGCCAAGGCAAATCAGTGGAATGGTGAGGTGGGTGGGCCCTTCCACAGGTGTGACATCATGCTGTCCAAATATACTGACCAGGTGGGCCTGCTGTCAGATCGCTGGAAACGAATACAGACACAGATAGATACCAG ACTCCAGGATTTGCGGCGGTATTTGCCTCAGCTGGAGCACTACAAGCAAACCAGTTCCTCCCTTACTGACTGGATTGACGACACTCGCAAAAAGCAAGACATCCTGCGAGCCACCAACATACAGAATGTTCAAGTTCTGAAGGACCACATAAACGATGAGAAG GCTCTGAATGCAGAAATTAAAGCAAAAAGGGACACAGTAGAAAGTGTACTGAAAGACAACGATGCCTGTGTGAACTCCATCAAG GAATATGAAACAGACCTAGCATGTTACGCATCGGGTTTAGAGACTTTGCTTAACATCCCCATGAAGAAGACAATGATAAGGTCACCATCAGTGGATCTTATTCAGGAG GCTACTCAACTGCAGACCCGCTACTTGGAGTTACTTTCTTTGTCTGATGGCTACTTGAAATTCCTAGGAGAGCTCCTCAAAAACATGGAGGAGCTTAAG ATTCGTAGCACACGGATTGACGTGTTAGAGGAAGAACTTTGCATGTTGAGGGAGGATATCCAAGACCGCAATGCCAAGAACAAATCTCTTGAAGACGCTGTGGCCTGCTATCAGCTTGAGCTCTCCCAGTTAAAGGAAAAGCTGTTGTCATTGGAGGAGATAAAGCAAACCACTGCTTTGCAGTGCGATGCCACAAAAGACAGCCTCGACACTACTCAGAATGAGCTGGCCGATCTCAGTGATCAGGTGACAAATCTCAACTTCTTGCTGGAGgaagaaaagaggaagaggaaattAGCAGAGGAGCGCTACATACAACAACAAGATGAGTATGAGTCTGTACTTAGGAAGAGGCATACAGAGCTAGAGAGTGTCAGCTGGTCCAAAGTGGAAGTCGAGAAGAGTATGGCAAATAAAGACTATGAGCTTGAACAGCTGCAACGGAAACTAGCAGAGGAAACATCAAAGGTGGCAGAACTTCAGAAGGATATTTCAAAG ACATCAATCACAGGACAATTGCTCCAGTCCCAGTACAATGACATTGTGAAAGAGAGAGATACTCTGTTACTCCAGCTGTCAGAGACTGACAAAGATCATCTCCAAAGGATAGAGGAGGAACTCAGACGCACTAAGATGTCTCTTGAgttagagcttcaaaataagCAGCATCTACAAGAGGAGAACGAAAGAGTAAAACGAGATTTAAGTTACTGGAAGGAACAATATGAAAGTAAGCAGGGCCTTATTAGGCAATATGATGCAGACAAGgaatgttgggagaaagaaaAGAATGCTTTGAAAAGCGAAATAGAGCGGCTGCTCAGGGAACTTGGGGACCTTGAAGAAATGTATAAAAGGAAGCTGTCAATCCTCCAAAAAGAACTTACAGAGTTGATTGTTGTGAGACAAACCATGCAGGAGGAGCTAAAGAGAGCCACAGAACCGCCAACCTTGGATCCCGCCACTGTGGTTTTTGATTCTGTCCGTAAACCAGTCACAGCAGCACAACTGCTTGATTGTGGTGTTTTGGATCAACCAACCTTTAACCAGCTCATTAAAGGACAAAAGACTGTTCATGAGGTGTCTGTTGATAAAAAGGTTATTCTAAAAGGGACAGGCCCAATAGCAGGAGTGATCATTGAAAACCCAGAAGGTGACCCATCTATTTCTGGTTTCCCCTATAAAATAACTCTCACCGAAGCAAAGAAAGAGTGCCTCCTACCACCAGATGCTGTTGACATGCTACTAGATGCACAGGCAGCAACAGGCCACATCATTGATCCAAGAACTAATCAAAAGTTGACAGTTGAAGAGGCATGTCATCAGGGTGTAGTTGATGAAGAGGATCGACAGAGGTTGACAACAGCAGAAGCAGCGGCTGTAGGATTCAGAGTACATGCCACAGACGAACCCCTCTCAGTATTTCAGGCCATGAAGAAGGGACTGGTTGACAAGACAACAACATTGCGTCTGCTACAAGCTCAGGAGTCTGTGGGTGGCATACTAGATCCCAATCTCAGTGTGTTCCTTCCCAAAGACACTGCTGTTAGCCGTAACATTTTAGATGTAAATGTCTGGAATACTCTGGACCAGAATCCGAAGTGTTATCTTGACGCAGACACTGATCAGGATGTCAGTTATGGAGATTTGAAGAAAAGATGCAAGACAGAGGCTCACACAGGTTTGCTACTGTTGCCAATCACCAAGCGGAAAGATCCATCTAAACTGATTTTTGATGGCGTCCGTAAACCAGTCACAGCACAACAGTTATATGATTGTGGGATACTGGACAAGCAAGTATTTACCAAATTAACAAAGGGAGAGAAAACTGTCCTCCAGATATCAGATGAAAAGCAGGCATTTCTCAAAGGGTTAGGCTGTATTGCTGGAGTAGCGGCTGGAGCTTCAGGTATAGTGTCTTTATCAGAAGCCAAGAAACAGTTGCTGATTCCCCCAGATAGTGCAGATTTACTGCTTGATGCCCAGGCAGCAACCGGCCATATTATTGACCCAATAGCCAATCAGAAGTTTACAGTAGAGGAGGCATGTGCCACAGGAGTGGTGGACATAAGAGATAGAGACCGGCTTCTAGCAGCAGAATCTGCCGCTGTGGGCTATCGAGATCCTCGCACATTAAAACCTCTTTCAGTCTTTGAAGCCATGAATAATGGACTAATTGACAGAAAAACTGGGTTGCGCCTGTTGCAGGCCCAGGAGTCTGCAGGGGGGATTTTAGATCCCAATCTCAGTGTGTTCTTCCCCAAAGACATAGCTATGAAACGCAACCTTTTGGATGAAGACCTATGTAAGGCATTAAATCAGAGTACAGCATGTTACCTTGACCCAGATACTGAGTATGAAGTCAGCTatgaggctttaaaaaaaaaatgcaaaacacagtTCAATACCGGTTTGACAATTTTGCCAATTGTTGAGAGAAAAGACCCTTCTAAATTGATGTTTGATGGTGTATGCAAGCCAGTCTCAGCAAAGCGGTTGTTTGAGTGTGGAGTCATTGATAAGCCTACATTGGACCAGTTAGTGAAAGGGGAGAGGACAGTCTCTGAGGTATCTGCTGAAAACGTTGTCTATCTAAAGGGAACTGGACCGATTGCTGGTGTAGCTGGCCATCAAGGAAAAATGTCTTTGTTAGAGGCCAAAAAACAATGTCTCCTATCCCCAGAGACGGCAGATTTGCTACTGGAAGCCCAGGCTGCCACTGGGCATATAATTGACCCCAGCACCCATGAAAAATTGACAGTCGATGAGGCGTGTGCCAGAGGACTAGTGGATATAAAGTACAGAGACAAATTATTGGCTGCAGAAGCTGCTGCTGTGGGCTATAAGGATCCAAGTATGGCCAAACCTTTGTCTGTGTATGAGGCCATGAAAAAGGGACTAATTGACAGACAAACTGGTTTACGCTTCCTGCAAGCCCAACAGTGTGTGGGAGGCATACTTGACCCGGATCTCAGTGTGTTCTTGCCTATAGACACAGCGATCAAGCGCAACTTAATAGATGAAGACCTCTGCCATGTTCTCAATCAGCGTCCTGCGTACTACCTTAATCCAGAACCTGAGCTTGATGTTAGTTATGGGGCTTTAAAACAACGATGCAAGACCGAGTATCACACTGGTCTTCAGATTTTGCCAATTTCAGAAAAAATCGATCCAACAAAATTGATTTTTGATGGTGTACGCAAGACTGTCACAGCAAAACAGTTGTTTGACTGTGGAATCTTGGACAAACCAACATTAAATCATCTAGTCATGAGTGAGAAAACTGTTCCTGAGGTATCTGTGGAGAAACAGGTTTTACTTAAAGGGACTGGTTTAATTGCTGGGGTTGCGGCTGGAGTATTCAGAAAAATGTCCTTTACACAggcaaagaaagaaaagatTATATCTGCTGAAAGTGCTGACTTGCTGCTCGAGGCACAGGCAGCTACAGGGCATATCATTGACCCCCACACTAATCAAAAATTGACTGTAAAGGAAGCATGTGCCAGAGGACTAGTCGATAAGGAAGATGAATCAAAGCTGTTGGCTGCTGAAGGTGCTGCCATAGGTTACAGAGACCCAATTACGTCCAGGCTGCTGTCAGCTGGTCAGGCCATGAAAAAGGGACTGATCGACACGGACACAGCTCTACGTATACTTCAAGTTCAAGAGTCTACAGGAGGTATTTTGGATCCGACCCTAAGTGTATACCTACCCAGAGACATTGCTATGGATCGGAATCTGATAGATTCAGACCTATACAAGGCCCTCAGTCAGTTTCCTAAATGCTATCTGGATCCAGACACCGAACAAGCAATTAGCTATCAGtctttgaagaaaaaaagtacagCAGACAAAAGCACAGGTCTTTTGCTTCTCCCAGAACCTAAAAAACCTACAACTGTCCAGGGGCTTAGAGACCAGGTGTCTGTGATAGATCTAGTGCATGCAAACCTTCTGGAGCCCTCCGATATTGAAGAATTGAAAGAAGGCCGATTGACAATTCAAGACATTGAATACCGCTTGCGTTCCTATTTGGGTGCGTCAACCTGCATAGCAGGGGTATTTGATGAAGCCAGTGATAAGGTGATGACATTTTTTGAAGCCATGAAAGAGGGACTGTTGCAACCTGGGACTACTCTGGAGTTTCTTGAAGCCCAGGCTGCCTCTGGTTTTATAGTGGACCCGGTCAACAACACTCACCTGACTGTTAGTGATGCTTACAACAAAGGATTGTTTGGACCAGAGTTCAAAGACAACTTGCTATCAGCAGAAAGAGCTGTAACTGGTTATAAACTACCTGGTACGGATAAGGTTCTCTCCCTCTTCCAGGCAATAGAGATGGGTCTAGTTGAGAAAGAACATGGCATTCGTATGATAGAGGCCCAGCTTGCCAGTGGTGGTATTATTGATCCTGAACACAGCCATCGGATTGATGTAAATGTAGCCTACATCAGAGGGTACTTTGATGAAAAAATGAACAAGATCCTGACTGATCAAGGTATTGATACAAAGGGTTTCTTTGACCCTAACACAGAGGAAAACTTAACCTATCTTCAGCTTAAGAAACGCTGCATAACTGATGGGAAGACTGGTTTAATTATTTTGCCAGTTGCGGACAAGAAAAAACAAGAGGCAACAATGAAAAATACCCTGAGAAAGAGGAGAGTAGTTATTGTTGACCCGCAGACCAATAAAGAGATGACTGTACGTGAAGCATACAATAAAGGATATATTGATTATGACACCTATGTGGAGCTGTCTCAGCAGGAGTGTGAGTGGGAAGAGATCACTTTCACTGCTCCAAATGGCTCCAAACGGTTTGTTATTGTTGACAGGAAGACAGGAAGAGAGTATGACATCAATGAACTGCTTGAGCAAGGAGTCATTGACCAGTCGGTCTTTGCTCAATACCAGTCACGCAGCATCACTTTGACACAGTTTGCAGATATCATCACTGAAAAGACTGAGCAGAATATATTGCCTACAACAACTGCCTCAATTCCATCTTCAGTGTCCTCATCCTCAACAGTAATATCAAGATCTTCAGTTTCTCTCACGACGTCGACAATACCACCCACTATTCAAGAGCAAAGCACTGCAACCAACAGTGTTGCTCAAGACTCTGCTAACACCCTGAAGCAAATATCTAGTGTTTCTATCACCCTGGCCTCCCCTGTTGATAGTGTTGGTGAAAGAGATCCTGTTGGTGCCATATTTGATACGGAGAATTTAGAAAAAATATCTATCACAGGGGCTATAAATCGTGGCCTTGTGGATACCATTACTGGCCAGAGACTACTTGAGGCCCAGTCCTGCACTGGGGGAATCATAAATCCAGCAAATGGTCGTCGCCTCAGCATCCAAGAGGCTTCCCGCCTAGGTATAATTACTGATGATATGGCTACTAAACTCAAGCCTGCCCAGAAAGCTTTTATTGGCTTTGAAGATGTAAAAACTGGCCATAAAATATCTGTTGCTGAGGCTATGAAGGAGATGTGGCTACCTTATGAGGCAGGCCAGAGGTTTATGGAGTTCCAGTTTGTAACAGGAGGGCTTTATGACCCAGAACTGGGCTGTAGAAGGACTATAGCAGATGCTTTGAAAATGGGCTGGATCAACAGTAGCACCGCTATGAAGCTCCAAGACATCAAACACCACACAAAGAATTTAACATGTCCCAAGAGCAAACTGAAGATCTCTTATATGGAGGTACTTGACAATTGCTTGGTGGAGGAAAGCACTGGTGTGAGAATGCTACAAGCATCATCTGtgtcttccagaggaataagcagTCCTTACAATTTCGCCTCTGCCCCAGGATCCAGCACAGTTTCTCGTAGTGGCTCGCAACAAAGTTCCCGAAGGAGCAGTTTTGATTTAGGCTTGACCACCTCCTTAGCGACTAGTCATACCAGGCTCACCAACCTCTCCACGAGACCTGAAAAGAACCAAAAATAG
- the LOC129188539 gene encoding desmoplakin-B-like, with translation MQYDRIQAERRDREEELRRFKMSINHVEEQKKKAEEEAHRQCSIITEEEFRRRELEIEIEILIKQREEESCKYKKDLVEVREDLQEKTEQLTYVSHSLEEEIRRRRTAEEGQGVLEQTLTQLQAKLTSSAMAVTQLRESEADLQNVCLRLERENRDRGRVEENLSRLLGRIKDLQAVRDGLEIQLDNLRKANQEEVSRRRQIETELENTTMAMREYSCTITALRQSQEQANTSERRGERQCVMLQDELERSLKDNKTSAAQLSQLSTELKALQHQLFLEQARLKEVNQRNKGLQRTIEEKSKALDENCTELQTLKENTDTLMKERLMLEEELRATRHDKAEVLRFKQESHDQLSSQITALELQLQARERSNVDYRNLVSELSLERENLKLETKKIQMQTTEVHGRLDPTPSLLPSFQFMDHNQAVITVTETLLFSCMNI, from the coding sequence ATGCAATATGACAGGATACAGGCAGAGAGGAGGGATAGGGAGGAGGAGCTCAGGAGGTTCAAGATGTCAATCAACCATGTGGAGgaacaaaagaaaaaggcaGAAGAAGAAGCTCATCGCCAGTGCTCAATCATCACAGAAGAAGAGTTCAGGAGAAGAGAACTGGAAATAGAGATTGAGATCCTGATCAAGCAGAGAGAAGAGGAAAGCTGTAAGTACAAGAAGGACCTGGTTGAGGTTAGAGAGGACCTACAAGAGAAGACTGAGCAACTAACCTATGTCTCCCACAGTCTGGAGGAGGAGATCCGTAGAAGGAGAACCGCAGAAGAAGGACAAGGTGTGCTTGAACAGACTTTGACCCAACTTCAAGCAAAGCTAACTAGTTCAGCAATGGCTGTGACCCAACTAAGGGAAAGTGAAGCAGACCTTCAGAATGTTTGTTTGAGGCTGGAAAGAGAAAACAGGGATCGGGGTAGAGTAGAAGAAAACCTGAGCCGGttgctgggccgcatcaaggaCCTTCAAGCTGTGAGAGATGGCTTAGAGATCCAGTTAGACAATTTAAGAAAAGCTAACCAAGAGGAAGTGTCCAGAAGAAGGCAGATAGAGACAGAGTTAGAAAATACCACTATGGCTATGAGAGAATACTCTTGCACCATTACTGCATTACGCCAAAGCCAAGAGCAAGCCAACACATCAGAAAGGAGAGGTGAAAGACAGTGTGTCATGCTGCAAGACGAGCTAGAGAGAAGCTTGAAAGACAACAAGACCTCTGCAGCACAGTTATCGCAATTGAGCACTGAGCTAAAAGCCCTGCAGCATCAACTCTTCCTGGAGCAAGCAAGACTTAAAGAGGTGAACCAAAGAAACAAGGGACTGCAAAGAACAATTGAAGAGAAGAGTAAAGCTCTGGATGAGAATTGCACTGAGCTTCAAACTCTGAAGGAGAATACTGACACCTTAATGAAAGAAAGGCTAATGCTGGAGGAGGAGCTTAGGGCAACCCGACATGATAAAGCTGAAGTTTTGAGATTCAAACAGGAAAGTCACGATCAACTTTCCTCCCAAATTACTGCCTTGGAGCTGCAGCTGCAGGCCCGTGAGCGCAGCAATGTTGACTACCGCAACCTTGTCTCAGAGCTCTCCTTGGAGAGGGAAAACCTCAAACTGGAGACtaagaaaatacaaatgcagACGACTGAGGTACATGGACGCCTGGACCCTACCCCCAGTCTGCTCCCCTCTTTCCAGTTTATGGATCATAATCAAGCAGTCATTACTGTCACTGAGACATTACTCTTTTCTTGCATGAACATCTGA